In Candidatus Cloacimonadota bacterium, a single genomic region encodes these proteins:
- a CDS encoding xanthine dehydrogenase family protein subunit M: protein MALAHNFSYARPQSITEALELLKTHRETAKILAGGTDLIVNIKEGMSAPQLLIDIKDIKQLNNICQEAGFIQIGAGVTFTQLLEDPLIKQHFIILHDAAATVASTGIRNRATLAGNICTAVPSLDSAPALLCYNAILHCASATETREIPIEEWFLAPRKTALQPDEILTHIRLPIPAQKSSGIYVKLGRYNGEDLAQAGWGIFLSENNQYRIAHCALAPVPKRARRIETALNGKELSAHIIDEVIALIDSEICPITDIRSSKEYRLHISKVMVKRGLHAAIERFKGNKVEPKAILGGFA, encoded by the coding sequence ATGGCTTTAGCCCACAACTTCAGTTATGCCCGCCCACAGTCTATTACTGAGGCATTGGAGCTGTTAAAAACTCACCGAGAAACAGCTAAGATCTTAGCGGGAGGGACCGATCTAATTGTAAACATCAAAGAAGGTATGTCTGCTCCGCAATTACTGATAGACATTAAAGACATTAAGCAGTTAAATAACATTTGTCAAGAAGCAGGTTTTATTCAGATTGGAGCAGGAGTTACCTTTACCCAATTGCTGGAAGATCCGCTTATCAAGCAACACTTTATCATTCTTCACGATGCAGCGGCAACGGTGGCTTCCACCGGCATCCGCAATCGAGCTACTCTTGCCGGAAATATCTGCACGGCAGTTCCTTCCTTAGATTCTGCGCCAGCGCTATTGTGTTACAATGCTATTCTGCATTGCGCTTCCGCCACTGAAACTAGGGAAATTCCGATAGAAGAATGGTTTCTGGCACCACGCAAAACTGCCTTACAACCAGATGAGATACTAACTCATATCCGTTTACCCATTCCTGCACAAAAGTCTTCCGGTATCTACGTTAAACTGGGGCGCTACAATGGCGAGGATCTTGCTCAAGCCGGATGGGGCATATTCTTAAGCGAAAATAATCAGTATCGCATTGCGCATTGCGCTTTGGCACCCGTTCCCAAACGTGCCAGAAGGATTGAAACCGCCCTCAATGGAAAAGAGCTGAGCGCTCATATAATTGATGAAGTTATTGCCCTAATAGATTCTGAAATATGCCCCATAACAGACATTCGTTCCAGTAAGGAGTATCGCCTTCATATCAGCAAAGTTATGGTTAAAAGAGGCTTACATGCCGCAATTGAAAGGTTTAAGGGCAACAAGGTAGAACCTAAAGCAATCTTAGGAGGTTTCGCATGA
- a CDS encoding (2Fe-2S)-binding protein — protein sequence MKEICFNLNFELRHLMVEPNEILLDVLRDKLGVKSPKCGCERGDCGACTVLLDGKAVRSCLILAVEADKRDIITVEGISQEKLSTLQNAFIEYNSFQCGYCAPGIILAVTELLEKNPHPNLAEIKECIAGHLCRCTGYTSIFDAIMAVSKGEK from the coding sequence ATGAAGGAAATCTGTTTTAATCTGAATTTCGAGCTCAGACATTTGATGGTGGAACCCAATGAGATACTGCTGGACGTTCTTAGAGATAAGCTTGGTGTAAAAAGTCCCAAATGTGGATGTGAGCGAGGCGATTGTGGGGCTTGCACTGTGCTTTTGGATGGCAAAGCGGTTCGTAGCTGCCTCATTTTGGCAGTAGAGGCTGATAAGCGTGATATCATAACTGTGGAGGGAATCTCTCAAGAGAAACTTAGTACCTTACAAAATGCTTTTATAGAGTATAATTCTTTCCAATGTGGATATTGCGCTCCGGGAATTATCCTGGCGGTTACAGAGCTTTTAGAGAAAAACCCGCATCCCAATCTGGCAGAAATAAAAGAGTGCATAGCGGGTCATCTTTGTCGCTGCACAGGCTATACCTCAATATTTGACGCTATTATGGCAGTTAGCAAGGGGGAGAAATGA